The Alosa sapidissima isolate fAloSap1 chromosome 6, fAloSap1.pri, whole genome shotgun sequence genome window below encodes:
- the si:dkey-221h15.4 gene encoding epidermal retinol dehydrogenase 2: MHNQVIQCFEGILLNLCCLKDFFELVIGALFYFFESFVRLFVQPPPKDVEGEIVLVTGAANGIGKLIAKEFGRHGATLVLWDVNWEALDRTARELRRILDVRVYAYACDCSRRTEVYKVAELVKREVGDVSILVNNAGVVTGKYTFTEAPDNLVDRTLRVNVAAHFWTYKSFLPPMISRNHGHLVCIACHGGLFAMNGLSDYCASKFAAVGFAESIALELLVLKKERIKTTIVCPYLINTAMFGGCQTKWPSFLPIIDQKKAAKRIVDAVLRDKMYVLLPSSLYFLVAIKSFLPAKLGIIFVNFFGGLDLMDRFRGVPVPAASYKKRQREDSVGDPLYYN, translated from the exons ATGCATAACCAGGTCATCCAGTGTTTCGAAGGTATTCTGTTAAATCTATGCTGTCTGAAGGATTTTTTTGAGCTTGTTATTGGAGCACTCTTTTACTTTTTTGAGTCGTTTGTGCGGCTGTTTGTCCAGCCACCCCCAAAGGACGTGGAGGGAGAGATTGTACTAGTGACCGGAGCAGCTAATGGCATTGGTAAGCTCATAGCAAAGGAATTTGGACGCCATGGGGCCACTTTGGTTCTCTGGGATGTCAACTGGGAAGCCCTGGACCGGACAGCACGGGAACTCCGACGGATCCTGGATGTGCGTGTGTACGCCTACGCGTGTGACTGCAGCCGCCGCACAGAAGTCTACAAAGTTGCAGAACTG GTGAAACGAgaagttggggatgtgtccatACTAGTAAACAACGCAGGGGTAGTGACTGGAAAGTACACATTCACAGAGGCCCCTGACAATTTGGTGGACAGAACTCTCCGAGTCAATGTTGCAGCACACTTCTGG ACTTACAAATCATTCCTTCCACCAATGATATCACGAAACCATGGGCATCTGGTGTGTATTGCATGTCATGGTGGACTGTTTGCGATGAATGGATTATCAG ACTACTGTGCCAGCAAATTCGCAGCTGTGGGATTTGCTGAGTCTATTGCTCTGGAGCTTCTGGTGCTGAAGAAGGAACGCATTAAAACCACCATCGTCTGCCCTTACTTGATCAATACCGCTATGTTTGGAGGGTGTCAGACAAA ATGGCCATCTTTTCTGCCTATTATTGACCAGAAAAAAGCAGCAAAGAGAATAGTTGACGCAGTTCTGAGAGACAAAATGTATGTCTTGCTCCCATCCAGTTTGTACTTTCTAGTGGCTATTAAGAG CTTCCTGCCTGCCAAACTGGGAATCATCTTTGTCAACTTTTTTGGAGGGCTGGACCTGATGGATCGGTTCAGAGGGGTCCCTGTGCCAGCTGCCTCATACAAGAAACGACAAAGAGAAGACAGTGTTGGAGATCCATTATATtacaactaa